A stretch of DNA from Cryptomeria japonica chromosome 4, Sugi_1.0, whole genome shotgun sequence:
ATTGTTGCTATCTATTCAAAAGAGAAACTTGTGGGATGAAATGGTAGAAGGATGAAGAGTATTTATACACACCCAAGGGATGGCAGATGCTGTAGAAAGCTCCGTTTCACACATGATACATGATAATCCATATTTTGTAACTTTTGGCGTCAGCAAATAAATAAATTAGTGTACATCTTTGGACGTGTCGTGAATGATAGGAAAGGCAAGACTTGTTGGTCGGAGAGGGTCCACCTACTTGACTGGTTTTCAAAGGCGCAAGAAAATTGAGTGTGCATCGTACTAGCTTTACTAGATATACCAAAATTGCAACTTATACAAATTGAAATTACATTCAGCTTAAAGAGATGGAAAAGCGTTTAGAAATGTGAATGCAAAGGAGCTGGAGGCGCCTACAACGGCGTTCAGAAACATTGTCCTATAAAGTTAATTCTGACACACAGACATTGTCCCAAAATGTTTCTGCACAGATATTCGACCATGTACACAGCTTGCCATACCTTTATATGTGAAAAAGTACAACATAATTTGACAGACAAAAATCCACTCCCGGCTATATTTCGAAAACATAGAGTGAGTGGGGATGTTTTTGAGAGAGCTTTTGAGAAGTAAGTGGGAATGTTGGAAACTTCTGAAGTAAGGAATTTCATAATTCTACTTGAAGTAACGGTACACCTAAATAAATTGAAGTGTTTTGGCTTTGGTAAATTGTTTTATATAAGACATATATTCTTCTCCAACAGCATGTTCGTTGTTCTCTTATGTTTTaccttttaatttaatataataaataataaataataaataaattgaagCCAATAGTTTTAACTTACCATACCAATAATTTTAAAAGTATTTCAAATTGTATGCAATCTCCTTTCATTCAATAAAGAAGTAGTATTTTTCCTTCTCAATTGTTTTCATGTCTTGATAGTGTAAATAGATGATATGATGAACTCGATGTGGTTTTTTTTAAGATCCTTCAATGTTGTCTTGTCTATGCATTTCCAAAGCAAGAAATTCCATGTTAAATGTAGGTtgtattttgtttttgatttttctcaataaGTTAAAGTTATGAAACTTTGTTTCCCTCAAGTAAACATTGAAAACTAGAACCTCGATATGAAATATTTTTGTCTTTCATGTATTGGATCATTATAAAATAATCTAATTGAATCAGATTGCGAGTCAAATCATTAGTTTCACATTCAAAACTTGGCGCATCATTTTAAATTCAATTCATCTCTTTATTCCTTTTCCAATCAAGTTCGATAGTTTTTATAAGAGGTATTTTAAAGGAACTAGCCCATAAtctagagatccatcatctctaTAGGTCACCCATAGTCTAAGGATTTCCCCATGTTGCACAAGATTGTTGTGCTTGAGAGCTTAGCATCTGGGCACAATCATTTCTGACAACAAATACATGAAAATTAAATGTACTATAAGCACATAATCATCTAATTAGTTAACCATCTATAACAATGTGACTATAAATAATACATTATGTATGAAAATATGCTAGACACGACATTAGTCAAAATTAATCTTGTCTCACATATAGGCAATGGATGATGGTGTGATGCTTAatacaaaaatgttaattttaagTATAATCATGAATTCATGATAAATATATAAGACCCATATAAAGGAAAGATGAAAAATATGTCTATGAAAGAACAATGTGTAAGGATGAAGCATGAAGCTTCTAAATGGGAAGGTTTGTTTTCTCCCTAATGTAATAAAGAAGGAATTGTAACTCTCCTAAATGGGAAGGCTCAATGCCCCTAGCTAAATAAAAGGGAAAGTTTGTTACACTCAATGTCATAAAGGGAAAAGGATTAACACTCCATATCATaattaagtggatcaattttttcCAGTAACATAATATGTATACAAGAAAATTCATATTGTAAAATATTTCTTCATAAGAAAGATCATGCAATAAGAGACAAAAAAGTCACACAAAAATGTCAGAGTGAAATTTATGAAATAAAGGGGTTGAAAATTATGGTGAATGAGTAATGACCCCACCACATTTGACAATCAATACTAATATCATTTCAAAAGCATAATTTGTATTAGATCTTTTAGTAGCTTTAATAAAAAGTAGATTATTTGAATGTATGGGTGTCATACTAGGAAGTAGAAATAGTTATGACACATTAGGCAAAAAAATCCCTATAACTCATTTTTATCATTTGAATTCACATAAAGGACCAAGTCTCCAATCCAAAAGTTTAATTTGAATGTTTCCTTTATAATGACTTTCTTAATTATCTCTACTATGTTTGTAATTTATCTGCATTCACTCattatgatgatgttttcattgtctTTTATTATCATGATAATTATGACACATTAATATATTATGTAACCTCTTTAATTGTAAATATCCTATGTGTTACTATGTATAATGGTGAGAATTGTATTATGTTTAGCATTCTTCTCTTTTGTTATGGGATTAATTCAACTTAGATATATACTTTATACAATAAAAAAGTGTATAAGTGGAATGATTTAGATTGAAAGATGGCACATAACCCAAGTTTGATATGGTCTTATCTAAAATTATTCCAAGGGACCAATTTTGATCCTTATTCTACTAATGCCATATGTAGCTTTAGCTCTATAgagtcaaattcaaattttggatatgtttgtATTCCATACAACTAGTTGTTATATATTGACTTTAATTATGAAATGTTTCACTTGCCACTTTCAAATTCTAGTTAAAAACTAACCATAATTTAtttaatgcataaaataaaatatgtagaaCTTTCTCTATAACTTGTATAATCATTCTCACGTCATCTCGTCATCTCTATTATATGATCTACTAATATCAATATTTTGAGTATATTTCTTGCTACTAATACTCTGGATTGGTTTAATGGTAGAGATTCTTTACACCAAATGGCAGGATATATACACCTAGTATTTAAAATACGGTTAACAGATAAACTGATTTCGTAGACTATAAAacagaattatttaattaatgtaacGTATCTAGAAGATAAATTGAGGGAAAATCGGACCTAGCCTAACATACTCATCAAAATGGTTTCCAAAGGTACTGGTTATTAATTATTAAAGGTCAACGCTTAATTATTATAGGTCTACGCTTAATTATTATAGGTCAACGCTAACGAATTCCCGATGTTAAATTCCACCCGAATCaatcattttatttattataaattagGACTTGTTTTTAAAATGGAATTGAGACGCCTATATCATTCAATCGTAATCAAAATATCCCTCAAATATTTCTTTATTAGTAAGTGAAACGTAAAAGTATATAAAAAATTACAAAGATGGTTAATCCGATAATAAAGTGTAGTAAAAGTTGTGAGAGTGCTCAGAAATCGAATACAGTCATGAATATAGCTAACATGAATCGAAAACGATTTACTATAATTAAAAACTATACATAACATTACAATACGATAATATTTAGAGAAGCCCGCGTTGCTTCTGTAGTTCACCGATGCCAACATTTCTGAGTAAAGAAATAATGTCTTCTATCATTTTTCTCATTGGTGTAACCAGCATATAATACTACTACTACGGATGAGTAGAATCTAAACCGCCCATCCTTTAATTATATCTTCCACGGATTGCCTGTCTGCAACAATATAAAGAAATACTTAATTAGTCAAGCAGCCTATCTAGGGCCTGTACAATTCTACGTATATGCAAGAGATGGAAATGTAAAGTCAATAAAAATAGAATTGTGAACTTACAAAATATCTAATGAGTAGGATGAGGTGAAGGAGACTAATGCATGAGAGGAGGATTGTGGTGTCCATGCTTTGGTGGGGGATTGATTACTGGCTTGGGAGGAGATTTCTTCAAAGGAGGGTGCGATTGCCCATGGGTATTGAAGATGGGGGAGCCTGGCTTGTGAAATGGACTAGTAAGAGGAAGATGAGGCTTTTCATGGGAGGAAGAAGTGGAGTGTTCATTGATGTTATGAGGAGCAACCTTTCCATGCACTGGTGGAGGCTTTGGAATGACAGGTGGTTTGACTTTGGGAAGGGGAGGAGATTGATGAGCACCAGCAGGAGAAGAGTAGTGACCATCCTTCATGGGAGGTTTTTTCTCAAAAGGAGGCTTGTGAAGGGGTGGTGGCTTTGGAACAATGGGAGAAGGGTGGTGTGGCTGTGGCTTTGGGAGTGTAGGAGGGTGAACATCTTTCATGGGAGGTTTTCCTTCAAATGGGAGCTTGTGAAGGGGAGGTGGCTTTGGAATAAAAGGAGCAGGGTGGTGTGGTTGTGGTTGTGGCTTTGGCTTTGGAAGTGTAGGAGGGCGAGCATCTTTCATGGGAGGTTTCCCTTCAAATGGGGGTGTATGGAGTGGTGGAGGCTTCGGAACAAATGGAGAAGGATAACGTGGTTCTGGCTTGTGAAGTGGCGATGGAAGCGTAGGAGGGCGAAATTCTGGTGGAGGCTTTTCATTGTGGTGGGAAGGAGGGAATGGACCCTCGGATAAAGACACTGAGACAAATGCAAACAATATGATAGataagagaaaatgatgaagagcgAAAGCCATTGTTGCTATCTATCCAAAAGAGAAACTGGTTGGATGAATTGGTAGAAGGATGAAGAGTATTTATACAAACCCAGGTGATGGAAAATTCTGTAGAAAGATCCAGTTCGCACATGCTACATGATAATGCTTTAACTGtacattttacaacttttggcctcagcaaataaataaataagcagACAACTTTGGCCATGTCACGAATGACAGGAAAGACAAGTTTTGTTTGTCGGAGAGGGTCCACCAAAGGCGCAAGAACATTGAGTCTGCATCGTACTAGCTAGACTAGAAAAAAACTGAACTGCAACTTACACAGGTTCAAATTATATTAAGCATTTAGCAATGTGAATGCAAAGGGGTTGGGGGCGCCTACAATGGCGTTCAGAAACATTTAATGGACGGTCCTATAAAGTAAATTCTGACGCACATGCATTGTCCGAATATGTTTCTGCACACATATTCGATCATGTACACAGCTTGCCATCCGTTTACATGCCAAAAAGTACTGCACAATTTTTGATAGATAAAAAATCCACTCCCGGCTATATTGAAGATACATTTTGAAAAGAGAGAAGTGAGTGGGGATGTTTTGGAGAGAGCTTTTGAGAAGTAAGTGGGGATGCTGGAAACTTTTGAAGTAATTTCATAATCTCACTTGAAAGTAACTGTACACCTAAATAAATAGAAGCGTGTTGGCTTTCTTCTTTATGTAAAAAAATTTACATGAGATTTATATTCTTTTCCAATAGCATGTTGGCTGTGTTTGCTGTTTCCCTATGATTTTTTTTGcgttttaatttaatataaaaaataaataaataaattgaagtcAATAGTTTCAACAAACATCTCACGATATCAATAATTTTCTTATGTCTTTGTCTTTAGTGCCTTTATCAAAACTGTTATTTTGATTAAAGCATCAGCAAagctaaaattattattttatttttcataagaATGAAAATGGTCTGATTTATTGTATAGCAGTCATCaagatatataaaaatttatagtatttaattttaattatattttagttttcATGTATATAGTTATAATATGACAGTCCATGTCTTGTTTGTATTGtagaatattttttaatataattagtTGATAAGATTTTTAAGTAGAATTTATAGTTATGAGACTATAGTCCATGTCTTGTTGTCATTGTAGAATGTCTCTTGGAGTAATTAGTCAATAGACTTTTTAAGTAGACATGCAAGTTTGAAATGGATTTCTAACCATTTATATTTTCTTGCATGAACACCATAAGTTACATATTACATTGAATTCATTCATAATGAAATctcataaaaaaaaattctaaattctAAAGATATTATTGAATAGTTATTATATATTTGAAATCTTTATAAAAGAAAGAATACTATTTTAAATTTTGAACTTTCCTTTCATCAAATTAAAAATAAGATTGAGACAACTCCCATAGCACAATGTTATATCCCATGAACATATTGGATTACATGTCAAGAAGATGATAGTTAAAACGGAGTAACGAAGAGCCACCGTCATGATTGATATCTTTTGAAAAGAGAAGAAGGAAAATGATTATTTATTGAAAAGATGAAGACTCTTTATACACAACAAATGGTAATACTATTGAAATGATGATGTCCCAAAACAGAGGTGCCGAATGACAATGTTGACATTGCGCATTATAAGAGGACATCTTTCGACGTTCTCTGCATCTTGAGTGACATTTTTCCACTTGTACTGGTAAAACAGTACATATCAAATATTTCGTATCtgaaataattatatttatgttgtTTGGAAAAGTGTAGAAATTAGTAGCCTTAGACTTTTGGGCGAGGATAATATCTTTTGAGCACAAAGGGGAGGAATATATGTTTAAAATTAAACCAGCAAAATCGGAGGAAGACGGCAACGTTTAAGAATGGGAACGCAATGCGGCCCTTTCCACAAACTACGGCGCCGTGCAAAACAATTCTCAGTGCTTTTGTAATATATTATTAGTTCAACTTAAGTAGATATTTACTCTATTCTCAAGCCACCATTCCCATAGATACTTTTTTTTCCATAAAATGAAAACTATCTATTTGCACATTGGTGCGTAATGGGTATGTTATTTGGTATACATTTGTGCAGTATATGAGGTCAATTAGTATGTCATTTAAGGGAGAAGATTTTGTTGTTGAGTTTGTTTCAATAGTTGTTATAACACTTATTGATTAAGTACCTAAAATTTACGCCGaaggcattttttatttgaaaGAGATGGTCTATTTTTTCATCTAACAACAGACAATGTTGCAGAAAAGAAACAAGATGATCGAAACAATCTAACGCATTTATactttcattgatttatttttATCATGTTACACATCATCGATTTGTATCTGTTTGTGTTTCTCTGACGGTATGTGACTATCCAACACTTCAATAAAACATTGTACTTATTGCATTTTCGTAAAATGCATTCCTCAAAATTGATGGCTTGACCAACCGAGGAAACAGTCAATGATTAAGAATCCTCCATAAATATGATCTTGTGCATTCATGTTTTTGCCACGTATCTGTATAACAATCATTTATCGCCCATTTATGTGGCAACACGTATTTACACCGAAGGGTTACTTGTTTGTATTTACAAAGGAGTACATGTAAGACAATTGCAACATTCAAACCCATTGATTTTCTTtgtaaattttgtttttccttcattttattgtcatttttggtTTGTCAAATTTCGTTCACAAAGCAACGAGTCCAAAGTTTTTGTGGTAAGTATTTtatgttagaatttttttttaccaaTGCCCTTTTTGCACTACGCACCTCCCATTTATCAGTATCTTAGCCACCACCATTGAAAAGTGAACATCATGTAACTATTAACTAGCAtttataccttaaattttaatttaatatatataaagtatgccgagacatatccttctcgaggcgcttATTTTActttagggtgtaaaattgattaaaaataggcacctcaagaaggatatctctcagtgtAGTTTATATAgataattaaaatttaaggtatatatgctagtggcagtggCATCGcgcaacatggaaaacataaaataaatcactatataattatatagtatctttttattaaaacaaattatattattatattattatgtagaaaaatatgaaattttatatatctatttaggcTATTTTAttattagggttaaatttatggttagggttaaggttaattattagggttaaatttagggttagggttaaagttaaTTCTTAGGgttaaatttagggttagggttaaggttaggattgtGACTACAGATTccaatccattccaatattgtagtaatctaaaactagTTCAAGATGTCATTGTTCTGCATAACAGGGAGGCatcttcttctacttcatcatctaTGAAGAGTTCATTCACATCCATtttgagaaattttgaaaagaagttAAATTGAATGATAAAGGAATAGGAGAATTTTCCCTACCAAATTTGCCACCTTCTCCTAGATCATATGAAAAACCATTAACTTCAAAACTTTAACTAGTGTCAAAACCACTCAAAATATTTGACGTATCATTTGTCAAGGCAGGGACCTTATCTAAAGAAACTAAAGATAAAGATATCCTCCAATGGTTATACAAAGAGAAGAGGAATCACAACAAGAAGTGAACAATATCAGCATATTGACGGAAAAATATGGGAAAGTATGTCAAATCCTTTAGAAAATGGGATATGGTGGCAGTAGCCCTATAGGTAAAACAAAAAAAGGTATCCTAGAACCCATACAGCTTCCTTCTCAACATGCTAAGGATAGGGCAGGGCTAGGATTTGGACAGAACCAACTAGATTTACAACAGCAAGAAGAAGCATCCTACAAACAACGAGAAGAAAAAGGGGACTGAAAACAAAAAGAGGAAGAAGCAGCTCGTAAACAACAAGTGGAAGAAGTAGCTCAcctacaacaagaataagaagcAACCCGCAAGCAGCAAGAAGAGGAAAATGATCAAAGACTGGAAGATCTTTCTATTAAAAGAGAAGAATCTACCCATAACCTTTATGAACAAATTTGCAAATTACAAGCTTCTAGTGAAAACAGactctaatgagtgggaatgggattcatatcatTCTGAAGCATCCTCTGAAGAATCCTTCTATGTAAAAGATGTTGATATCAATGTAGTTCATTCATAGGCAGGACAAACGTCGAAGTATagaccacttgaattagaatcacaatctATCGAttcttgtagacacttaaaattgtccagtctaattaaataaatatctttatttatttaattattttagcctaattcttcttttaattaaataaatctttatttatttaattaattcatttatcctcttctagccttatttctcatttaaataaatacatttatttatttaaattatccttttctcttaaactaaataaatacttttatttatttaattaatcccacttcctctattaattaaataaatctttatttatttaattaattcattagccttttctacctatgacacatgtcattcatctcttaattcatacactac
This window harbors:
- the LOC131047710 gene encoding early nodulin-75-like codes for the protein MAFALHHFLLSIILFAFVSVSLSEGPFPPSHHNEKPPPEFRPPTLPSPLHKPEPRYPSPFVPKPPPLHTPPFEGKPPMKDARPPTLPKPKPQPQPHHPAPFIPKPPPLHKLPFEGKPPMKDVHPPTLPKPQPHHPSPIVPKPPPLHKPPFEKKPPMKDGHYSSPAGAHQSPPLPKVKPPVIPKPPPVHGKVAPHNINEHSTSSSHEKPHLPLTSPFHKPGSPIFNTHGQSHPPLKKSPPKPVINPPPKHGHHNPPLMH